One part of the Arthrobacter tumbae genome encodes these proteins:
- a CDS encoding ABC transporter ATP-binding protein, giving the protein MLDRAQNKSVRTRSFKLLGSLIRPNRRQFIWTAFLVVFSQIARVAGPAIIAFGIDHALPSLLQGDSALLWGAGITYLIAAVLAATLTAGYVLAAARLSQEMLLDLRLRVFRHTQRLSLEFHEKYTSGRIISRQTSDLEALRELLDSGVSSLASGLMYMIFTAVTILVLDWPTGLLILVAAIPMTFLARWYQKHSQIAYRSSRVVSAKLIVHFIETMTGIRAVKAFRREKVNADRYDELAEDYRKVTVRSINLNGVFQPGLVLIGNVTVAAVLLFGGFRVLGGSLEVGALLALLLYSKRFFQPVDQMAMFYNSFQSAAAALEKVSGLLQEVPTVRPPKNPVPLKDAQGRIEFDGVEFRYGDGPVILPRMDLTIPAGQTIALVGQTGAGKSTLAKVIARFYDVSEGSITLDGVDLRQLSPRDLRRAVVMVTQEAFLFSGSVADNIALGKPEASPEEIEQAARAVGAHEFITSLPEGYDTDVNKRGGRVSSGQRQLISFARAFLADPAVLILDEATSSLDIPSERLVQQGLQKLLGNRTALIIAHRLSTVEIADRVLVVHDGAIVEDGTPADLISGNGRFATLHAAWQDSLV; this is encoded by the coding sequence ATGCTGGACCGGGCACAGAACAAGTCGGTGCGCACACGGTCCTTCAAACTGCTCGGCTCCCTGATCCGACCCAACCGCCGGCAGTTCATCTGGACCGCGTTCCTCGTGGTCTTCTCCCAAATCGCACGGGTGGCCGGGCCGGCGATCATCGCTTTCGGTATCGACCACGCGCTCCCCTCGCTGCTGCAGGGCGACTCCGCACTGCTCTGGGGTGCAGGCATCACCTACCTCATCGCAGCCGTACTCGCAGCGACCCTTACAGCCGGTTACGTCCTCGCTGCGGCGAGGCTGAGCCAGGAAATGTTGCTGGACCTCCGCCTGCGCGTCTTCCGGCACACGCAGCGGCTCAGCCTCGAATTCCATGAGAAGTACACCTCGGGGCGCATCATCTCGCGCCAGACATCGGACCTGGAGGCTCTGCGCGAGCTGCTTGACTCCGGCGTGAGCTCCCTGGCATCCGGTCTGATGTACATGATCTTCACCGCCGTCACCATCCTTGTCCTGGACTGGCCCACCGGGCTGCTGATTCTCGTCGCTGCCATCCCGATGACGTTCCTGGCGCGCTGGTACCAGAAGCACTCGCAAATCGCGTACCGGTCATCGCGGGTGGTTTCGGCGAAGCTGATCGTGCACTTCATCGAGACCATGACCGGCATCCGCGCCGTCAAGGCCTTCCGCCGCGAGAAAGTCAACGCCGACCGCTACGACGAACTCGCCGAGGACTACCGCAAGGTGACGGTGCGCTCGATCAACCTCAACGGCGTCTTTCAGCCCGGCCTGGTGCTGATCGGCAACGTGACCGTGGCCGCTGTCCTGCTGTTCGGTGGTTTCCGGGTGCTTGGCGGATCGCTGGAGGTCGGTGCGCTGCTGGCGCTGCTGCTGTACAGCAAGCGGTTCTTCCAGCCCGTGGACCAGATGGCCATGTTCTACAACTCGTTCCAGTCAGCGGCCGCTGCCCTCGAGAAGGTATCCGGGCTCCTGCAGGAAGTACCGACGGTGCGCCCGCCGAAGAACCCGGTGCCGTTGAAGGACGCGCAGGGCCGGATAGAGTTCGACGGCGTCGAGTTCCGTTACGGGGACGGGCCCGTCATCCTTCCACGCATGGACCTCACCATTCCCGCGGGGCAGACGATCGCCCTTGTCGGCCAGACCGGCGCCGGCAAGTCCACTCTCGCCAAGGTCATCGCCCGGTTCTACGACGTCTCCGAAGGCAGCATCACCCTCGACGGGGTGGACCTGCGCCAATTGTCGCCGCGCGACCTGCGCCGCGCCGTCGTCATGGTGACGCAGGAGGCGTTCCTGTTCAGCGGGAGCGTGGCTGACAACATCGCCCTGGGCAAGCCGGAGGCAAGCCCGGAGGAGATCGAGCAGGCCGCCAGGGCTGTCGGAGCACATGAGTTCATCACGTCCCTGCCCGAGGGCTACGACACCGATGTCAATAAACGCGGTGGCCGGGTCTCCTCGGGGCAACGGCAACTCATCAGCTTTGCCCGGGCGTTCCTTGCGGACCCGGCGGTCCTGATCCTGGACGAGGCCACGTCATCGCTGGACATCCCGAGCGAGCGGCTGGTGCAGCAGGGCCTGCAGAAGCTGCTCGGCAACCGGACCGCGCTGATCATCGCGCACCGGCTCTCCACGGTCGAGATTGCGGACCGTGTGCTGGTGGTGCACGACGGCGCGATCGTTGAGGACGGCACGCCGGCTGACCTGATCAGCGGAAACGGCCGGTTCGCCACGCTGCACGCAGCCTGGCAGGACTCGCTCGTCTAG
- a CDS encoding sterol carrier family protein: protein MARRRIPTADGNAAVRAVAAGSSDRTERTTAVRFSLEELAFRAPGNSVEVRVPPLGVTQCVEGPRHTRGTPPNVIETDADTWLALVLGTLGWDAAVTSGVVAASGRRADLSALLPLFPQASPTPVTGSA, encoded by the coding sequence ATGGCACGACGGCGCATTCCCACCGCGGACGGCAACGCTGCGGTCCGCGCTGTGGCTGCCGGCAGTTCCGACCGTACAGAACGTACGACGGCGGTTCGCTTTTCCCTGGAGGAGCTCGCCTTCCGCGCACCAGGCAACAGCGTGGAGGTGCGCGTTCCGCCGCTGGGCGTCACCCAGTGCGTCGAGGGTCCCCGCCACACCCGGGGAACTCCGCCGAACGTCATCGAGACCGATGCCGACACGTGGCTCGCCCTCGTTCTGGGGACCCTGGGTTGGGACGCGGCCGTCACCTCCGGCGTGGTGGCGGCATCCGGCCGGCGGGCGGACCTCTCGGCGCTCCTGCCGCTCTTCCCGCAGGCATCGCCCACCCCGGTGACGGGCTCGGCATGA
- a CDS encoding asparaginase encodes MPSTFSSSSAVDLAVLERNGFIESRHVGSAVVLAADGSTVTELGDVNAPIFPRSTLKPFQALAAMQAGVPLRGAQVALAAASHIGSFEHMDVARSMLSAAGVTEEDLQCPADWPQDEEARNSLIRSDKGRQRVAFNCSGKHAAFLWACTENSWDHKTYLDRGHPLQQRIAAIIEEYTEEKVEHWAVDGCGAPLGAVSLTGLARGIGKIAKAPGDKNADARAATIATAMLDYPWAVHGHGRENSVVMEDLGILAKNGAEGVLVMATPTGVSMALKILDGNIRATTLVGLTLLAASGALDAEAVAPVLEKVVQPVLGGGEPVGQLRLAAPVMALLD; translated from the coding sequence ATGCCCTCCACTTTTTCATCCTCCAGCGCCGTTGACCTCGCGGTCCTGGAGCGCAACGGCTTCATCGAGTCCCGTCACGTCGGCTCCGCCGTGGTCCTCGCAGCGGACGGCTCCACCGTCACGGAACTGGGCGACGTCAACGCGCCGATCTTTCCCCGCTCCACCCTGAAGCCGTTCCAGGCGCTGGCTGCCATGCAGGCCGGTGTTCCGTTGCGGGGGGCCCAGGTGGCCCTCGCTGCGGCCAGTCATATCGGTAGTTTCGAGCACATGGACGTGGCGAGGTCCATGCTGAGCGCCGCGGGCGTCACCGAGGAAGACCTGCAGTGTCCGGCGGACTGGCCGCAGGACGAGGAAGCCCGGAACTCGCTTATCCGCAGCGACAAGGGCCGCCAGCGGGTAGCGTTCAACTGCTCCGGCAAGCACGCCGCCTTCCTGTGGGCGTGCACGGAAAACTCGTGGGACCACAAGACCTACCTCGACCGGGGCCACCCGCTGCAGCAGCGCATCGCGGCCATCATCGAGGAATACACCGAGGAAAAGGTGGAGCACTGGGCAGTGGACGGCTGCGGCGCTCCGCTGGGCGCCGTCTCACTCACCGGGCTCGCGCGGGGAATCGGCAAGATCGCCAAAGCTCCCGGTGACAAGAACGCCGACGCCCGCGCAGCCACCATTGCAACGGCCATGCTCGACTACCCGTGGGCAGTCCACGGCCACGGCCGCGAGAACTCGGTGGTGATGGAAGACCTCGGAATTCTGGCCAAGAACGGGGCTGAGGGCGTCCTCGTCATGGCGACGCCCACCGGCGTTTCGATGGCCCTCAAGATCCTGGACGGCAACATCCGCGCCACCACCCTGGTGGGGCTCACCCTCCTTGCCGCCTCAGGCGCCCTCGACGCGGAGGCCGTAGCGCCGGTGCTGGAGAAGGTCGTGCAGCCCGTGCTGGGCGGCGGCGAGCCCGTCGGCCAACTGCGCCTCGCCGCTCCCGTCATGGCCCTGCTGGACTGA
- the purD gene encoding phosphoribosylamine--glycine ligase has protein sequence MKVLVIGPGGREHAIVRALLSDPFVSEVHAAPGNAGMAQDVPVHRIEANNPAAVTELAARLGSDLVVVGPEAPLAAGVADALIEAGIPVFGPTKAAAQLEASKAFAKQVMAAAGVPTAMAKVASTAAEAEAALDSFGAPYVVKDDGLAAGKGVVVTSDRAAALEHAQACFDVDGSVVIEEYLDGPEVSLFVLSDGISVVPLAPAQDFKRIFDHDEGPNTGGMGAYSPLEWVPPGLVDEVIERVALPTIEEMARRGTPFTGVLYCGLALTSRGLRVIEFNARFGDPETQAVLARLKTPLGGVLLAAAKGELATVDNLNWSSEAAVAVVLASANYPDSPRTGDEIRGLEDAAVLDGVSVLHAGTALDGDGRVVSAGGRVLAVVGLGKDLAEARNKAYDGVSRLELEGGQYRTDIAAKAARGEVVVSQPASQLGSAAGSAAGSATGGA, from the coding sequence GTGAAGGTTCTTGTGATTGGCCCTGGAGGCCGCGAACACGCCATTGTCCGAGCGCTCCTGTCCGATCCCTTCGTGAGCGAGGTGCATGCCGCTCCCGGGAACGCCGGAATGGCGCAGGATGTCCCCGTCCACAGGATCGAGGCCAACAACCCCGCCGCCGTGACGGAGCTGGCCGCGCGGTTGGGCTCTGACCTGGTGGTGGTGGGGCCGGAAGCGCCGCTTGCTGCCGGTGTTGCCGACGCGCTGATCGAAGCAGGCATCCCGGTTTTCGGACCCACCAAGGCTGCGGCGCAGCTTGAGGCGTCGAAAGCGTTTGCCAAGCAGGTCATGGCCGCCGCCGGTGTTCCGACGGCAATGGCGAAGGTCGCGTCCACCGCCGCCGAAGCCGAAGCGGCGCTGGACTCGTTCGGCGCACCGTACGTCGTCAAGGATGACGGCCTGGCTGCGGGCAAGGGAGTGGTGGTCACCTCGGACCGCGCGGCCGCCCTTGAGCATGCCCAGGCGTGCTTCGACGTAGACGGCTCCGTGGTCATCGAGGAATACCTTGACGGGCCCGAGGTCTCCCTCTTTGTCCTCTCGGACGGCATCAGCGTGGTGCCGTTGGCGCCGGCGCAGGATTTCAAGCGCATCTTCGACCATGACGAAGGGCCGAACACCGGCGGGATGGGTGCCTACTCACCGCTGGAATGGGTGCCACCCGGCCTCGTGGACGAGGTGATCGAGCGCGTTGCGCTGCCGACCATCGAGGAGATGGCACGCCGCGGCACCCCGTTCACCGGGGTCCTTTATTGCGGTCTCGCGCTGACCTCGCGCGGGCTGCGCGTGATCGAGTTCAACGCGCGCTTCGGGGACCCGGAGACGCAGGCCGTGCTGGCCCGGCTCAAGACTCCGCTGGGCGGCGTCCTGCTCGCTGCCGCTAAGGGGGAACTGGCGACCGTCGACAACCTGAACTGGTCATCGGAGGCCGCGGTCGCCGTCGTTCTCGCTTCGGCGAACTATCCCGACTCACCGCGCACCGGCGATGAAATCCGTGGTCTGGAGGACGCGGCTGTCCTGGACGGCGTGTCAGTGCTGCACGCCGGGACTGCGCTGGACGGGGACGGCAGGGTGGTGTCAGCCGGCGGGCGGGTGCTTGCCGTCGTCGGGCTGGGCAAGGACCTCGCAGAAGCGCGCAACAAAGCGTACGACGGCGTGAGCCGCCTTGAACTCGAAGGCGGCCAGTACCGCACTGATATTGCCGCGAAGGCCGCGCGCGGAGAAGTTGTGGTTTCACAGCCGGCTTCGCAGCTCGGTTCAGCGGCGGGTTCAGCGGCGGGTTCAGCGACGGGCGGGGCATAG
- a CDS encoding molybdopterin-dependent oxidoreductase: MKAVRKFSRNASSLAALPALAGILAAGLVLGVAELVGAFFSTRSAPLIALGSTFIDFTPAWLKDFAIDTFGTNDKLALFVGMAVTIIILAAILGYLAWRRWVFGVAGVLFMGAVMVAAVVSRAGASLVDAVPSVIGTLAGLAALRWMIRKLHAAQPQTEPQTNDDDGAFSAGGSHRARSGTSVSRRGFFAAAGVTAVVAAATAAGGAVVSGIRNTVNVARERLSFPAPASPAMPVPAGVDVDVDGVEPWLTPNPDFYRIDTALQVPTIDVDTWELRIHGMVEEEIRINFQDLLDSELIERHITLTCVSNPVGGDLIGNAKWLGYPIRELLARARPTEGADMVLSTSTDGFSASTPLPILQDERDAILAVAMNDEPLPLEHGYPVRMVVPGLYGYVSATKWVVDLEVTRFADATAYWTDRGWDEKGPIKTQSRVEVPRPFGNVAAGAFRVGGTAWAQYRGIDRVEVQVDDGPWEEATLAAEYTVDTWRQWTHEVQLEAGSHRIRSRAYDPDGVQTEERADTVPDGASGWHTVQFSAE; this comes from the coding sequence ATGAAAGCCGTTCGCAAGTTCAGTCGTAACGCCTCATCCCTAGCTGCCCTCCCGGCGCTTGCCGGCATTCTCGCAGCGGGTCTGGTCCTTGGCGTTGCCGAACTGGTCGGTGCGTTCTTCTCCACCCGATCGGCACCGCTGATTGCACTCGGCTCCACGTTTATCGACTTCACGCCGGCCTGGCTGAAGGACTTCGCGATCGACACCTTCGGCACCAACGACAAGCTCGCGCTCTTTGTCGGCATGGCCGTCACCATCATCATCCTCGCCGCGATCCTCGGCTACCTGGCCTGGCGGCGCTGGGTGTTCGGTGTGGCCGGTGTGCTTTTCATGGGCGCCGTCATGGTTGCCGCCGTCGTCTCCCGTGCCGGCGCATCCCTTGTTGACGCCGTCCCCTCAGTGATCGGCACGCTGGCCGGCCTCGCCGCGCTCCGCTGGATGATCCGGAAGCTGCATGCGGCGCAACCGCAGACCGAGCCTCAAACCAACGACGACGACGGCGCGTTCAGCGCCGGCGGTTCCCACCGCGCGCGGTCCGGAACTTCCGTCAGCAGGCGCGGGTTCTTCGCTGCGGCGGGGGTGACCGCCGTCGTCGCGGCGGCTACTGCAGCGGGAGGCGCCGTCGTCAGTGGAATCCGCAACACCGTCAATGTGGCCCGTGAGCGCCTGAGCTTCCCGGCACCCGCCAGCCCTGCGATGCCGGTCCCTGCCGGTGTTGATGTGGACGTCGACGGGGTTGAGCCGTGGCTGACGCCCAATCCGGACTTCTACCGGATCGACACGGCCCTGCAGGTTCCCACCATCGATGTGGATACCTGGGAGCTGCGCATCCACGGCATGGTGGAGGAAGAGATCCGCATCAACTTCCAGGACCTACTGGATTCGGAGCTGATCGAACGGCACATCACGCTGACCTGTGTCTCCAACCCGGTGGGCGGAGATCTGATCGGCAACGCCAAGTGGCTGGGCTACCCGATCCGCGAACTCCTTGCACGGGCCCGTCCCACCGAGGGCGCCGACATGGTCCTGTCCACCAGCACCGACGGTTTCAGCGCCTCCACTCCCCTGCCCATCCTGCAGGACGAGCGGGACGCCATTCTCGCCGTCGCCATGAATGACGAGCCGCTGCCCCTCGAACACGGTTACCCGGTGCGCATGGTGGTCCCGGGGCTGTACGGGTATGTTTCGGCCACCAAGTGGGTGGTTGACCTTGAGGTGACCCGATTCGCGGACGCCACCGCCTACTGGACCGACCGCGGCTGGGATGAAAAGGGCCCCATCAAGACGCAGTCGCGGGTCGAGGTGCCGAGGCCCTTCGGCAACGTCGCAGCCGGCGCGTTCAGGGTGGGCGGCACCGCCTGGGCGCAGTACCGCGGCATCGACAGGGTGGAAGTCCAGGTGGACGACGGCCCCTGGGAGGAAGCGACCCTCGCCGCCGAATACACCGTGGACACGTGGCGGCAGTGGACCCACGAGGTACAGCTCGAGGCCGGATCCCATCGGATCCGCTCACGGGCCTACGATCCCGACGGCGTCCAGACCGAAGAGCGCGCCGACACCGTTCCGGACGGCGCATCGGGCTGGCACACCGTCCAGTTCTCAGCGGAGTAG
- a CDS encoding DUF2079 domain-containing protein, with protein sequence MILEREHASRPNLLVRGLNGALAALRRQPVEAWVVAGVVTALYTIFSVAQWNRFDTPSWDLGIFTQLAKAYAGFDAPIVPIKGDGFNLLGDHFHPLLIILGPAYALFPSGMTLLILQNLLVGWSVLILTRLAVRHVGRVPGLFLGTAYGLSWGIQAAVAVQFHEVALALPLLALALEAYIGGRLRTAVVAGALLVFVKEDMGLTVFAFGLALAWRFRSRYRAGLGLAVWGLAWVVLSVGVILPALNTGGTYDYSDRIDVAALLANPVDTVITMVTVAEKYQTLWLLLLAGGFLFLRSPLAAVLLPTLLWRFAAGNESYWGPDWHYNAVLMPILFAALIDSILRARTSRRGWLRSYSAAVVPVVTVVALMLLPGQPLAALAKPETFQQSPRWDAAHRMMEHIPAGATVESGVVLMPYLVPETEVYWIGNENPAPEYLVVDAEDWSWGPTRPTSAEQHAEETYPGENYTLVFDEAGYQLVKRGT encoded by the coding sequence ATGATCCTCGAGCGCGAACACGCTTCCCGCCCCAACCTCCTGGTCCGGGGCCTGAACGGCGCCCTGGCTGCCCTTCGCCGGCAGCCGGTGGAAGCCTGGGTTGTTGCCGGCGTTGTCACCGCGCTCTACACGATCTTCTCCGTCGCCCAATGGAACCGGTTCGACACCCCGTCCTGGGACCTCGGCATCTTCACCCAACTCGCCAAAGCGTATGCGGGGTTCGATGCGCCGATCGTTCCCATCAAGGGCGACGGGTTCAACCTCCTCGGCGACCACTTCCACCCGCTGCTCATCATCCTCGGGCCCGCCTACGCGCTCTTCCCGTCCGGGATGACCCTGCTGATCCTGCAGAACCTGCTGGTGGGCTGGTCGGTGCTGATCCTCACCCGCCTGGCGGTGCGGCACGTTGGACGCGTCCCGGGGCTCTTTCTCGGGACCGCCTACGGCCTGTCCTGGGGCATCCAGGCCGCCGTCGCCGTCCAGTTCCACGAAGTGGCGCTGGCGCTGCCCCTGCTGGCGCTGGCATTGGAGGCGTACATCGGGGGCCGGCTGCGCACCGCCGTCGTCGCCGGCGCACTGCTGGTGTTCGTGAAGGAGGACATGGGCCTGACGGTCTTCGCGTTCGGGCTGGCCCTGGCATGGCGGTTCCGCAGCCGCTACCGGGCGGGCCTGGGGCTGGCGGTCTGGGGGCTCGCCTGGGTGGTCCTGTCGGTGGGCGTCATCCTGCCGGCACTGAACACCGGCGGCACGTACGACTACTCTGACCGCATCGACGTGGCCGCGCTCCTGGCCAACCCCGTGGACACGGTGATCACCATGGTGACCGTCGCGGAGAAGTACCAGACGCTGTGGCTGCTGCTTCTTGCCGGCGGGTTCCTGTTCCTCCGCTCGCCGCTGGCTGCAGTGTTGCTTCCCACCCTGTTGTGGCGCTTCGCTGCGGGGAACGAGTCCTACTGGGGCCCGGACTGGCACTACAACGCCGTCCTCATGCCCATCCTGTTCGCCGCGCTCATTGATTCGATTCTTCGTGCCCGCACGAGCAGGCGCGGCTGGCTGCGCTCCTATAGCGCCGCCGTCGTGCCGGTAGTCACCGTGGTGGCGCTCATGCTCCTACCCGGGCAGCCGCTGGCTGCGCTCGCGAAGCCGGAGACCTTCCAGCAGTCGCCGCGCTGGGACGCGGCGCACCGGATGATGGAGCACATTCCGGCCGGCGCGACGGTGGAGTCCGGGGTGGTGCTGATGCCTTACCTGGTGCCGGAGACCGAGGTGTACTGGATCGGCAATGAGAACCCGGCGCCGGAATACCTCGTGGTCGACGCCGAGGACTGGAGTTGGGGGCCCACCCGCCCGACCAGCGCAGAACAGCATGCCGAGGAGACCTATCCGGGCGAAAATTACACACTGGTCTTCGACGAGGCCGGGTACCAACTGGTCAAGCGCGGGACCTGA
- a CDS encoding phosphoribosylaminoimidazolesuccinocarboxamide synthase has translation MAQELAGWRHIYSGKVRDLYEPVTGEDDRVLVVASNRISAYDFVLSSEIPDKGRVLTQLSLWWFEQLSGIPNHVLSTDVPAEVEGRAMICQRLDMFGVECIARGYLTGSGLLEYNESRTVCELPLPEGLVDGSRLQEPLFTPSAKAEVGEHDENITYDAVVMMVGDDLAAKLRSLTLDIYSRAESIALDRGIILADTKVEFGMSRFGEVTLGDEVLTPDSSRFWDAELYAPGKAQPSFDKQFVRDWLTSDDAGWDRVSEPPALPAEVIEKTRARYIEAYERLTGRTFA, from the coding sequence ATGGCACAGGAACTTGCGGGTTGGCGGCACATCTACTCCGGGAAGGTCCGGGACCTGTATGAACCCGTGACGGGAGAGGATGATCGCGTGCTGGTGGTCGCCAGTAACCGGATCAGCGCCTACGATTTTGTGCTGTCCTCCGAGATCCCGGACAAGGGGCGCGTGCTGACCCAGCTGAGCCTGTGGTGGTTCGAGCAGCTGTCCGGCATCCCGAACCACGTCCTGTCCACCGACGTTCCCGCCGAAGTGGAAGGCCGGGCGATGATCTGTCAACGGCTGGACATGTTCGGTGTCGAGTGCATCGCCCGTGGATACCTGACCGGTTCCGGGCTGCTGGAATACAACGAGTCGCGGACGGTGTGTGAGCTGCCGCTTCCGGAGGGTCTGGTGGACGGCTCCCGTTTGCAGGAGCCGCTGTTCACGCCGTCGGCCAAGGCTGAGGTGGGCGAGCACGACGAGAACATCACCTATGACGCCGTCGTCATGATGGTGGGGGATGATCTCGCCGCGAAGCTGCGCTCCCTGACGCTCGACATCTACTCCCGGGCGGAGTCGATTGCACTGGATCGCGGGATCATCCTCGCCGATACCAAGGTTGAATTCGGCATGTCGCGCTTCGGTGAGGTGACCCTCGGCGACGAGGTGCTGACACCGGATTCGTCACGGTTCTGGGACGCGGAGCTGTATGCGCCGGGGAAGGCTCAGCCCTCCTTCGACAAGCAGTTTGTGCGCGACTGGCTCACGTCCGACGACGCCGGCTGGGACCGAGTGTCTGAGCCGCCCGCGCTCCCGGCCGAGGTCATCGAGAAGACGCGCGCCCGGTACATCGAAGCCTACGAGCGGCTGACGGGCCGGACGTTCGCCTGA
- a CDS encoding ABC transporter ATP-binding protein produces the protein MPTQTTLWESLRRLYPHLKPIIPRLVLGLFAALGASVMVLAIPQVFRVLVNDALAEGQATSTVWIASGIVLVLGVLEAVFVALRRFFVINPATTVETNLRTSFYRHLQNLAVAFHDRWGSGQLLSRAMTDLNLMRRWMAFGAIMLVVDAITLTAGVAIMFFMSWPLALIFLTAAVPVMIYGFRFRTSYSRVSRKSQDQAGDLATTVEESVHGIRVLKAFGRSREALDAFSDQAEELRETEIHKAKSLATFSLIVTLLPELALGASLVTGILLAVNGDVTIGGLVAFFATAGVVAGRVEFIGPLLAMTFTAKTAIDRHYEVMESENTITGPPNPSTLTDPHGEVTFDDVSFRYPDAKDTSISVIDGANLTLRAGETMALVGVTGCGKSTLLQLVPRLYDVTGGAIRIDGIDLREFSLEELRRHVAVAFEDTTLFSNSVRENVLMGVDAHDDDDAILTEALDVAQAHFVYSLPEGVDTLIGEEGLSLSGGQRQRLALARAIAAKPRVLVLDDPLSALDVRTEELVEERLRQVLADTTTLIVAHRPSTVALADRVALMEDGRISDVGTHTELLARSDHYRYVIASLTEEPVDLDSELEELDHNGQEARA, from the coding sequence ATGCCGACGCAAACAACGCTGTGGGAGTCTCTCAGGCGCCTGTACCCGCATCTGAAGCCGATCATTCCACGGCTGGTTCTCGGGCTTTTCGCCGCGCTCGGTGCGAGCGTCATGGTGCTGGCCATCCCGCAGGTATTCCGGGTCCTCGTCAACGATGCCCTGGCGGAAGGCCAGGCCACGTCCACCGTCTGGATAGCGTCCGGGATCGTCCTGGTGCTGGGAGTGCTCGAAGCTGTCTTCGTTGCCCTGCGGCGGTTCTTCGTCATCAATCCAGCAACCACCGTCGAGACCAACCTGCGCACGTCGTTCTACCGCCATCTGCAGAACCTCGCGGTGGCCTTCCATGACCGGTGGGGCAGCGGCCAGCTGCTGTCGCGTGCAATGACGGACCTCAATCTCATGCGGCGCTGGATGGCATTCGGCGCCATCATGCTCGTAGTGGACGCGATCACGCTGACCGCGGGTGTGGCCATCATGTTCTTCATGAGCTGGCCCCTGGCCCTAATCTTCCTCACAGCGGCGGTCCCTGTGATGATCTACGGGTTCCGCTTCCGGACGTCCTACAGCAGGGTTTCGCGCAAGAGCCAGGACCAAGCCGGTGATCTCGCCACCACTGTGGAGGAATCCGTCCACGGCATCCGCGTCCTGAAGGCCTTCGGGCGGAGCCGGGAAGCTCTCGACGCCTTCAGCGACCAGGCCGAGGAACTGCGCGAAACGGAGATTCATAAGGCCAAGAGCCTGGCCACGTTCTCACTGATCGTGACGCTGCTCCCCGAACTCGCCCTCGGCGCGTCGCTGGTCACCGGCATCCTCCTCGCTGTCAACGGCGACGTCACCATCGGCGGCCTGGTCGCGTTCTTCGCAACGGCCGGCGTCGTGGCGGGACGCGTCGAGTTCATCGGCCCGCTGCTCGCCATGACGTTCACCGCAAAAACCGCGATTGACCGCCACTACGAGGTCATGGAGTCCGAGAACACCATCACCGGACCACCGAATCCCAGCACGCTCACCGACCCGCACGGCGAAGTAACGTTCGACGACGTCTCCTTCCGCTATCCCGATGCGAAGGACACGTCCATCTCCGTGATAGACGGAGCCAATCTCACGCTCAGGGCCGGCGAGACCATGGCGCTGGTGGGAGTGACAGGCTGTGGCAAGAGCACCCTGCTCCAGCTGGTCCCCCGCCTCTACGATGTCACCGGCGGAGCCATCCGCATCGACGGGATCGATCTCCGCGAGTTCTCGTTGGAGGAGCTGCGCCGGCATGTCGCCGTTGCCTTCGAAGACACCACCCTGTTTTCCAACTCGGTCCGCGAGAACGTCCTGATGGGTGTTGATGCCCACGACGACGACGACGCCATCCTCACCGAGGCGCTGGACGTTGCGCAGGCGCACTTCGTGTACTCGCTTCCCGAGGGCGTGGACACGCTCATCGGTGAAGAGGGGCTGAGCCTCTCCGGCGGGCAGCGCCAGCGGCTGGCGCTTGCCCGGGCCATCGCGGCCAAGCCAAGAGTCCTGGTTCTCGATGACCCGCTGTCCGCACTCGATGTGCGCACGGAGGAGCTTGTGGAGGAGCGGCTGCGCCAGGTCCTCGCGGATACCACCACGCTGATCGTGGCCCACCGCCCGTCCACCGTGGCGTTGGCTGACCGCGTCGCGCTCATGGAGGACGGGCGCATTTCCGATGTCGGAACCCACACCGAGCTGCTTGCCCGCAGCGACCACTACCGCTACGTCATTGCGAGCCTGACCGAGGAACCCGTGGACCTCGACAGCGAGCTGGAAGAGCTGGACCACAACGGCCAGGAGGCCCGCGCATGA